The proteins below come from a single Candidatus Omnitrophota bacterium genomic window:
- a CDS encoding lysylphosphatidylglycerol synthase transmembrane domain-containing protein — protein MKILKQILPVFLRVGISIVLLIFLFRHVDAKALWKVVSNADIGLVLLAAFIYFSLYILALFRWEMLLKGAKVYLPLKRVIISFAGGNFFNIFLPSSIGGDLIRSIDLATHTKRPREVVTTVLLDRLSGYIGLVTVTLLALVFGWGLVEEKSVFWSVAVITGVLVVALLILFNSFLYSKINQILHSPTAGRMREAIKNLHQEIHIFRHRKNIIVNNLILSILIQSITPLTFYIIALSLGVKINIAYFFVYIPIIGAITLLPISIGGLGLRDATTIYFFSKAGMSKDLAFAMSLINFSFILVYALIGGLIYVLNIHHRRMQYHKPQQVHPCP, from the coding sequence ATGAAAATACTAAAACAAATTTTGCCTGTATTCTTGAGAGTCGGTATCAGCATTGTCTTGCTGATTTTTTTATTCAGGCACGTAGATGCCAAGGCCTTATGGAAAGTAGTCAGCAATGCCGATATAGGCCTTGTGCTCCTTGCGGCGTTTATTTATTTTTCTCTATATATCCTGGCTCTCTTTCGCTGGGAGATGCTGCTTAAGGGCGCTAAAGTTTACCTACCCTTAAAAAGGGTAATTATATCTTTTGCCGGAGGGAATTTTTTTAATATTTTTCTGCCCTCCAGCATCGGGGGGGACCTTATCCGCAGTATTGATCTGGCTACGCATACAAAAAGGCCCCGGGAAGTTGTGACTACGGTATTATTAGACAGGTTAAGCGGTTATATAGGTTTGGTAACAGTAACATTATTGGCTCTGGTTTTTGGCTGGGGATTAGTGGAGGAAAAAAGCGTCTTCTGGTCTGTGGCTGTCATCACCGGCGTATTGGTGGTGGCATTATTAATATTATTTAATAGTTTCCTGTATTCTAAGATAAATCAAATCCTGCATTCGCCTACTGCCGGCAGGATGAGAGAGGCCATCAAAAACCTGCACCAGGAGATCCATATTTTCAGGCACCGGAAAAATATAATCGTAAATAACCTTATTTTATCTATCCTTATACAGTCTATTACTCCCCTCACTTTTTATATCATTGCCCTTTCCCTGGGGGTTAAGATAAATATCGCCTACTTTTTTGTCTATATCCCTATTATAGGAGCCATTACGCTCTTGCCCATTTCTATAGGCGGCCTGGGCTTACGGGATGCTACGACTATATACTTTTTTTCCAAGGCAGGCATGAGCAAGGATCTGGCTTTTGCCATGTCCCTGATAAACTTTTCCTTTATCCTGGTATATGCCCTTATAGGAGGACTCATTTATGTCCTTAACATACATCATAGACGGATGCAATATCACAAGCCACAGCAAGTTCACCCCTGCCCATAA